TAGTTTGTGGGATGACACGAGTAAATTTTTTAGAACCCAACATCCAAATGGTAAGCTCGCCCCTAGGGAGGCTATCGGTTTCATTCCCTGGTACTTTAATCTACCTCCTGATGATGCCAACTATCAGAATGCTTGGTTGCAACTGCAGGATACGGCGGGTTTCAAAGCACCATGGGGTTTAACTACCGCTGAGCGTCGAGAGCCCACTTTCCGCACCCGTGGTTCCGGGCATGGATGTGAATGGGATGGTGCTATATGGCCTTTTGCTACTACACAAACATTAAAAGCACTCGCAAATTTTCTAACAACCTATCAACAAAATAAAAAAATAAACCCAAAGGCATTCTATGACGAGATACTTCAATATGCGGTTTCCCATCAGAAAAATGGCCAACCTTATTTAGGAGAATATCAAGATGAAAGAACAGGATATTGGCTAAAAGGGGATAATCCCAGAAGTAGTTTCTATAACCATTCGGGATTCTGTGATTTGATAATTAATGATTTGATCGGATTAAAACCGGTTGATGAAAATAGTATCCTACTAAAGCCTCTAGTCCCTCCAGATCAATGGGAATGGTTTTGCCTCGACAACGTGTTGTATAATGGTCGGATTTTAACTATTGTATGGGATAAAACGGGCAAAAGATATGGTAAGGGTGAGGGATTAACAATATTTTCCAACGGAAAGAAAGTGAGCGCTTCCAAAAAACTGGAAAATTTAAAAGCGAACTTAAATTAGTTTTATTGGTATATACAAAGATGAAATTTTTAGCGGCATTTATCAGCTATATGTTATTCGGTATGTCTACATCTGGACAAACACAAGCTTACTATAACGTGCTGGATTATGGAGCCAAAAATGACAGTACTGCATTAGCTACAGAAGCTATCGTAAAGGCCATAGACCATGCCTCTCAAGCAGGTGGGGGGACAGTTTTTTTTCCAGCAGGAAAGTACCTAACAGGTCCTATTCATTTAAAAAGCAATATTACCCTGTTGATAGATGCCGGTGCAGAGATCAGTTTTAGCGACAATTTTGATCACTACCTACCGATGGTACCCAGCAGGTGGGAAGGTACTATGGTATATAATTTCTCTCCACTGATTTATGCTTATGAGGCGGAGAATATTACCATAAAGGGAGGTGGTGTACTCAATGGAAATGGCAAGAAGTGGTGGGCTTATTCTGAGGTACAGGTAAAAAAGTCGCCCGAATCCCATTGGCAAAAAGAATTTCATCGACTAAATACAGAAATCCTCCATCCGGATCTTCCTGGTTGGGTGGAACTCGGTTTCTTAAGACCCCCATTTATACAAACGATGTATTGCAAAAATGTGCGTATTGAAGATGTTACGATTAAAAACTCACCATTTTGGACAGTTAACCCTGAGTTCAGTGACAACGTAACGGTAAATGGGATAACGATCAATAATCCACCTTCACCTAATACTGATGGTATTAATCCAGAGTCGTGCAGTAATGTACATATCTCGAATTGCCACATCAGTGTAGGCGACGATTGTATTACCATCAAATCTGGTAAAGATCGTTCAGGCAGAAAAGAGGCACGAGCAGCCGAAAACTATACGATAACCAACTGTACAATGTTATCCGGCCATGGAGGTGTGGTGATTGGCAGTGAAATGTCGGGCGACGTCAGGAAGATTACAATAAGCAATTGTGTATTTGATGGTACGGATCGAGGTATTCGCATAAAAACAGCCCGAGGGCGAGGTGGTGTTGTAGAAGATATAATGGTCAGCAATATGGTGATGAAGAATATCAAACAACAGGCGATTGTGCTCGACATGCAATATGCTAAGACTAAGTCAGAACCAGTTTCTGAGCGGACACCCATTTTTCGAAATATACATTTAAGTGGTATTACAGCGCATGGAGAACAAGCAGGTTATTTGAATGGTTTGGAAGAAATGCCGATCGAAAGCATCACTTTTGACAATATCATCATGGAAACCAAAACTGGCTTTCTGATCAAAAATGCCAAAAATATTAACTTTAGCAATGTGTTGATAAATGCGCAGAAAGGGGCTGCTATCCAAGCGTCAGAAGTGTCGGCTTTGCAAGTAAATGGTTTACGTAGCTCAAAGGAGTATAAAGATGCCGCAGCAATAATGTTGAACAATGTGGCAGATGCTTTTATCACTAATAGTTTCATCCAGTCGCCAATAGCTACCTTTTTGCAGATAACCGGAAGAAATAGTACGGGGATAGTTCTGAGAAATAATGTTTTAAATAAGGTGAAAAAGCCTGTATCAAAGCATGGGGATGTGAAAGAAAAAATCATCGTCAATTAATGTCTATGTTATTGAAAAAATACCAAAAGCTCTATTTTTTAATCTTGATAATTTCATTTACGAGTACAGCTTTATGTGGGCAGGATCTTCGTTTGTGGTATACTGAACCAGCTGCCGAATGGACGGAAGCGCTTCCCATCGGGAACGGAAAATTAGGAGCAATGGTATTTGGAGGTATTGAACAAGATAGAATTCAGTTCAATGAAGAATCATTGTGGACAGGAACGCCTAGAGATTATAACAAAAAGGGCGCTCATCAATACTTGCAGAAAATTAGGTCACTGCTTTTTGAAGGTAAACAAGCAGCAGCCGAGAAATTGGCTGGTGAGCATTTTATGGGAACAAAATCTATTGCTGATGAGCGAAAGCCATGGTTCGATGGTATACGGCGTATTGTTGATAAAAAGCGGAACCCCTCCTTAAAGGACTTTAACGATAAGGAGTGGAAGTTACTGACCTTGCCTTTAAAAGATGGATGGGAAAAGGAGGGCTTAGAAGGACTGGATGGAGCAGTGTGGTTCAGGACAGATTTTGAATTACCAACGAGTTGGCGAGGACGGGACCTGGTGGTAGACTTAGGTAAGATACGCGATCAGGATTTTACCTACGTTAACGGCCAATTAATTGGGACTACCCAAGACATGAATCAGGGGAGGTTATATGTGATCCCAAAAGAATTGGTTGAAAAGCAAAATCAACTGGCAATACAAGTGCTGAATTACGAGGATAAGGGTGGCCCAGTAGGGTATAAAGATCCCAAAAGGAGACTACGTATTTATCCAAAAGATGGAGATGAAACGAACTATGTATCATTAAACAAAATGTGGAAATACTGGGTCCAGGATGATCATGCACCGAGGGTGGGGAAATATCAAGAAGCCTATCAACCTTTTGGAGACCTTTTACTAGATTTTAATCATTCTCTACCTGTAGAGGATTATAAAAGAACACTTGATTTAACAGACGCAATTTGCGAAACAAGCTATAGCAGTGGGCGGGTTCAATATAAACGAACTTATTTTGTCAGTGCTATTGATCAAAGTTTGGCTGTTCATCTAACCGCCAGCGTTAAAGAAAGGATAAATTTTCGTGCCACATTAAGTACACCTCATAAGACCTATCAATTAAAAAAAGTGAATGATAGTACTATCAGCTTATCCCTGCAAGTGAAGCATGGTGCCCTAGAGGGAGTAAGTTTATTGAAGGTTCGCCACAACGGTGGCAGTATAATTGTAGATAATAACCAGATCAGTGTAGTTGGAGCGGATACAGCTACCATATTCCTAACCGCAGCGACAAATTTTATAAACCATCAGGATATTTCTGCTAAACCTCATGATATTTCCCGAGATCGAATCAATCAGTTAGCTAATAAAACATATGAACATATTCGCGAGGTACACGTACAAGACTATCAAGGTTACTTCAATCGATTTTCTTTGAACTTTGGTACAACAAAAGCATTCCACTTACCAACTGATAAGCGGATAGAACAATTTGCTACAGTAAATGACCCCAACTTAGTAGCATTATTTGCCCAGTATGCACGTTATCTATTGATTACCAGTTCAAGAGAAGGCGGACAACCTCCAAATTTACAAGGAATCTGGAATGATTTACTTACACCCCCCTGGGGTAGTAAATATACTACAAATATCAATGCTGAGATGAATTATTGGCCTGCGGAGCTTATGAATCTGTCAGATCTGCATAAACCTTTGTTTGATTTGGTACAAGACCTGAGCGAAACGGGTAAGAAAACGGCAAAGGAATATTATGATGCACCTGGTTGGGTGTTACATCACAATACCGATTTGTGGAGAGGAACCGCGCCCATCAATAACGCCAACCACGGTATTTGGGTAACAGGTGGGGCATGGCTATGTCAACACTTGTGGGAGCATTATTGCTATACACAAGACAAACACTTTTTGCAGAATAAGGCCTATCCAATTATGAAAGATGCAGCAGTATTCTTCGATTATTTTTTGGTAGAAGATCCCAATACGGGCTTGCTCATTAGTACACCTTCGAATTCACCTGAGCATGGGGGCTTGGTGGCCGGACCAACCATGGATCATCAGATTATCCGTCAGCTATTTAAAAACGTTATAGAAGCATCAAAAATTTTAGACGTAGATACAGCCTTTGCTAGCAAAATTGCCAGCAAAAGTAAAAAGATAGCACCGAATACAATTGGTAAGCACGGACAGCTGCAGGAATGGTTAAGTGATATCGACGATCCTAACAACACCCATCGACATGTGTCGCACCTTTGGGCAGTATATCCAGGAAGTGAAATCAATTGGAAACAAACGCCCGAATTAATGGAAGCGGCGAAACAATCATTACTCTTTCGTGGTGACGAAGGAACAGGGTGGAGCTTAGCTTGGAAAATCAACCTCTGGACGCGTTTTTTGGATGCTGAACATGCTGATCGGTTGCTCAACATGCTGATTAGTCCGGCGGTACGCGGTGGTGGCGTTTATCCGAATCTCTTTGATGCGCATCCTCCGTTTCAGATAGACGGTAATTTTGGTGGAGCATCTGGTATAGGAGAAATGCTGTTACAAAGTCATTTGGAAGGTATAGACTTATTGCCGGCCTTGCCCTCCAGTCTGCACGATGGCGAAGTAAAAGGAATCTGTGCAAGAGGAGGATTTGAATTGAGTTTTTCTTGGAAATCAGGCAGTCTAGAAGAGCTTGAAGTGGTCTCCAAAGCAGGAGGCTTGTGCCGTATCCGTTATAAGGGTAAGGAGTTTAGTTTTCAGACTGTAAAAGATGGGAAGTACAAATTGGATGGTCAATTGAAGCTTTTAACAGCTTCTTAAGCAAGAAGAAATTAAAATAAATATTGTTGGTTACAATAGTTGGTGGAGACCATCGGAGGTTTGGAGTTTTCTGAACCTACCGATGTGTCTTTTTATTGGCTTGCGGTTTTTTTAATGATAAAATAGCGGTAGTGAATGTATATCACAATGAAGTACCATCGTCTGCCTGTTTTTATATATACCCGCCTTATGCACGCAAGAAGGGGCAAATAAAAGTTTTTATTAGCTCAAGATTGACAGCGTGTTACTCACGAAGACACTATCCAAAGCCGTTTAGAAAAGGTACGTGAATTTATTTTTAAGTGAATACTGCCACCCCATGATCAATGACGGGAAATAAGAGCTAACCTTGCTTCTGAATAATGCTAAAGGCTTAATTTACTTGAGTTTAGATGTTTAATGATTATTCTTGATAAGATACTATAATAAAAAGCTAAAAACCTGCATATTTGAAGTCGCCGTTTTTTTGAATTTTGTAGTAGAACTAACCATAGCACGTGTGTACACATGGCTAATTAACTTATTTTTCTAACCCTTTGACATAACCTAATGCGTAAAAACGAAGTATTAATTTATCTATACCGACTTACGAGGCGAATACCATTATTCGTATTTATTATCATACTCGTAATACTATGCTCAGACATAAGGGCATTTGCTTTCGTAAATTTGCCAAATGGGCCGTACACAGTAGTAATAAATCAGGCATCTATAAAAGGTTCCGTTAGGGATCGAAATGGAGATCCCATTGCCGGTGCTACGATAAAAATCAAAAATGAGCAGAATTCGGTAACTACCGACGATCAAGGAAAATTTCAACTTCAGGTGCCTTCTACTGGTAGTGTATTAATGGTAAGCTACGTTGGTTTTGCAACTCAGGAAGTTGCGATAAACGGAAGGGATGAAGTAGCTATCATATTGGAAGAAAATGCTTCTGAACTCGATGAAGTCGTCGTTATCGGCTATGGTACAACGAAAAAGAGAGATTTGACAGGATCAGTGGCCTCTATCAAATCGGAAGAGATCGTTTTAACACCTACGCATAATCCATTGGAAGCAATGCAGGGTAGGGTTCCCGGTCTTGACATCACCCGTTCCAGTGGACAGGCTGGTGCTGGTGTAGATATTGTTCTCAGAGGGAACAGATCAATTACCGCCAGTAACGAACCGTTATATATTATCGATGGTTTTCAAGGCGGCAGTATCGACGACCTCAATCCCAATGATATCGAGTCGATTGATGTTTTAAAGGATGCGTCTGCCACGGCGATTTATGGTTCTCAAGGAGCAAATGGTGTCATTATAGTCACGACCAAAAAAGGTATGGCTGGAAAGGCGAAAGTCTCCCTCAACAGTTACTATGGGATCAATGGACTGACACCTTATCCCGACGTCCGTTTATTTGATGACTATGTGCAGTTAAGACGGGAAGCATGGCGATATAATGGGCAATGGACCTCTCCAGCCGATGACCCGAATATTTTCGCAAATGAAGGTGAATGGGAAGCCATTCAGAACGGAAATTGGATTAATTGGCCTGATCTGCTGCTGCAAAATGGTAGTATGCAAAATCATACGATCTCTGTTCGCGGCGGTTCCGAGAAAACCAAAGTTTTCTTTTCAGGAGGCTTTTTCCAGGAAGATGGGATTTTGCGCAACGATAACATGAAAAGGTTTAACGGGCGTTTTAACGTTGAACATGATTTAAATCGTTGGGCAAAAGTGGGAATGCTTGGACAGTTAACTTACTCAAATATTAATAGAAGAACAAGTAATTTACTGGCGAACGCCGTAACGGCGAGTCCTTTCGGACGAGCATTCGATGACAACGGTGATATCGTCGTGTACCCAAATCCAGCCAATCCGTCGTTTCCCAGTGTATTGACTGATGAACGAGGCTCACATATCGCGACAGACAATACGCTTAGATCAAATATTATTCTCAATACCTTTTTGGAACTGAAACCCGTTGAAGGCTTGACCATTCGGTCTAATTTTGGTACGAATTTTACCAACGACAGAAGGGGGCAATTCGATCACGAAACCTCTTGGCGACAAAGAAATACCAATTTTACGGAGGCATCGATGTCTAAAGGTTCTAACAAGTTTTTTAATTTTGATAATATCGTTAGTTATGCAAAAACATTTGGAGAACACGATGTAACCGTTACCGGAATCACCAATTATATTCAAAACGAATATGAATTTCTATCTGCAACCGGGCGTAATCAGCCGCTGTCTTCTCAATTATTCTATAATTTATCCGCAACTGATCAAGATAGCCGGTTGATTACGTCAAATTACACAAAGTATAACATGATGTCTTATGCAGGAAGAATCAATTATACATTTAAAAATAAATACATTTTTACAATAACCAACAGGTTTGATGGCGCCTCCAGATTGGCTCCAGGGAATAAGTGGAATATGTTTCCCTCGGTAGCAGGAGCTTGGGTAGTTAGTGACGAAAGGTTCATGGATAAGATTTCGTTGATCAATTTCATGAAATTAAGGGCATCCTATGGTGTAGCTGGAAATTCTGCCGTTGATCCCTACGGGACACAGAATTTGGTATACGCCAACAATAGGTTGGCATTTGGAGAAGTGCCAGCGGCGACCTATCTGTTCGAACCGCGTATTGGCAATCAATTGCTTGGCTGGGAAAATTCCGCAACAACTAACTTTGGTTTGGATCTTGAACTTCTCAATCAACGCCTGACTGCCACTATTGATTATTATAATACGGTAACCACAGACCTCATTCTTGAGCGTACGTTACCTCAATTGACTGGTGTAGCGAGTGTATACCAAAATATAGGAAGCACGAACAATAAAGGCTTGGAAATAAAACTAAATTCCCAGAATATACAAGCTAGTAATTTTTCTTGGAATACCGCGCTGACTTATACTAGGAATAGAGAACGGATTACAGGTCTGATCGATGACGTTGACATTATAGATGGTTTAGATAATTCGTTGCTGTTAGGACGCCCTGTCAATTCGTTTTATGGATTTAAAAAATTAGGAATTTGGCAATCAGATGAAGCTGAAGAAGCCGCAAGTTATACCTATGGCGGCGCTAATTTTACACCTGGCGACGTGAAGATCTTAGATGTTGATGGAAACAGTATAATAGATAATAACGATCGGATGTATTTGGGGAGTAACGTTCCTAAAGGCATCATCGGTCTCCAAAATAATTTTAGGTATAAAGCGTTCGATCTGGGTCTCTTTATCATAGGGAGGTGGGGCCAAACGATCGATGCTGAGATTTTGGCAAGATATATGGCAGATGGAGAACGAAACGGACCTGCCGCATTTAATTATTGGACACCCGAAAATCCTACAAATGATTTCCCGCGGCCGCGGCGGAACAACCTTTCCGCATATCCTATCGAGAATGGAGTGCTAACAATTGTCGACGGATCTTTCCTTAAGATTAAAAATATCTCTTTAGGGTACAATATGCCTTCCAGAATTGCGCAAAAGATTTTTGCGGATAAGATCAGAATTTACGCAACAGGTTCTAACCTTTTCGTTTTTTCCAAAAGTCACTTGCTGAGAGATTATGATCCGGAAAGGGGCGGGGCAGAGGCTGATCCCTTGAACAGGCAAATCGTCTTTGGTGTAAATATCGATTTTTAGTCGATTGAAAAGTATTAAATAATGAAACCATCATGATTTTCAAAATCACAAAGTGGAAATGATTAAACCGAGCTGGCGAGCTTTTGAACACCAAATAGATAAGTACTTGTGAAAAATCATGATGGCGTCGTCGCCTTTGAAAATAAATTTATACAGATGAAAAAAGTACAATATTTTTACCTATCGGCAATTTCTTTGTGTTTCTTAACTTCCTCTTGTAATTTGGATGAAGTTAATCCTTCAGGGTCTACGGCAGATGCAATTTGGACAAGCCCTGAAGGTTTTATTACAGCGGTAAACGGTGCTTATGTGTTCCAAAGATCGTCACTCTACCAGAAAGAAGATGGAATATTTGCATTTGAAACCGGAACGGATTTGTGGTTACCCGATGCAAATTCAGATAGAAGTGCCCAAATAACTAAATATGCTAGCCTTACCCCGGGTAATACTGGTCAACTTCGCACAATCTGGCGCGAAGCGTATAAAGGAATAAACCAATGTAATGCAGGTATCAACCGCATTGAAGAAGCGGGCTTTACCAACGAGTCGGAAAAAAATGCGCGATTGGGCGAATTACGATTTTTGCGGGCGTTTTATAATTGGCATATCGTCGAGACATGGGGGGGAGTAGACCTTCGAACAGAGGAGGTGGATGGGCCCGAGTTGACTGCAATAAGAAGTCCTGTAAATGAATTTTATGACTTGATTTTTGAGGATTTGCTTTTTGCTGCCGAACATTTACCGAATAGTCATGGGGCCGAATACAGTCGAGCAACAAAAAAATCAGCACTCGGTTTGTTGGCCAGAGCTTACCTGTCTAGGGCCTACTATCCTGATGGTGGTCAGGAATTTTTTCAACGGGCGCAAGAAGTAGCAACAGCGGTTATCGAACGCCAAAACGAATTTCAGGTTTCCCTATGGAGCAGTCCCCATGAAATTTTCGATCCCGCAAATAACCGGCAGAATAAGGAGGCATTGTATGTTATCAGTAACTCAACGAATAATGCACTGAATTTGGATGATAATGCCAATCGCACACATTCGTTTTTTCATATGAATTACAGTGCTAAGATTGGTTTGGAAATGAGTATGGAATATGGCCATGATGGCACGCGTAGGGTTATGCCGACGAGGGCGCTATTAGATATGTTCGACAACAATTACGATGCTCGATACAATGCCTTCTTTAGAGAAATTTGGATTTGTAATCAAGCTTACACATGGACGCGGGAAGACGCAGTAGCCAACGGAAAGGATCCCAGTATCATTGGTTATACCATGCGGCCAGGAATAGATACTGCGCTCTATGTAACCAAAGACGATGTGCCAAATAAACACATGCTACCTTATACCGTGGTGGATCGAGATAGTGTGTATAATGTCGGCAACGGACGTGTCAACCCCGGTGCAGGAGTCAATTATCCGGTGCTTCAAAAATTTATGGACCCTACTAGGTCGAGCGTCAATTCGCAGGCAGGAGTATTGGACTTAATAGTAATCCGTCTCGCTGAAATGTATATGATTGCGGCAGAGGCTGCATTTCAGTTGGGCGACCTAGCCGTTGCAGTAGATAATATAAATGTGATCCGTACGCGAGCCGCCAACAGTGAGACCAATAGTTTGGCGGAAATGCAAGTCAGTGCTGCAGATATAACCTTAGACTTTATTCTGGACGAAAGAGCACGGGAGTTTTGTGGTGAATATCAACGATGGTTTGATTTAAAGAGAACTAGAACGCTTGGCGATAGAATTACGAGATTGAATCCTGATATCCTCAATTTTCAAGAACATCATTATTTGCGGCCAGTACCTCAGCAAGATATAGATGTATTATTAAATGGGGATGAGTTCGGTCAAAACCCAGGCTATTGAACGATATGGCTGATTTTTGTTGATCATCGTTATTTAGGGTCTTGGGTGATAGATCTTCACGGGGAGTAAAAGGTAATATATCATTTTTATTAAAAGAGAAAATGAACGAGGCAAGATATTTCAATCTTCCGGAAAGAACACGGCCATTGATAAGCGAAAATTTAACATGTAAATTATATGAACCGTGAAAAGCAGCAGACGCTATTGAAAGTTTTTGCAATCCTGATTTTTGCGTTTTTCTGTAACGGAAAATCGTCAGCTCAGCATACGGCCCTCAGTGGAATTCCGAAAGGTGAGCGTGGAGAAACGAATGCTAAAACCTTAAAAATAGTCGATGAGCACATAGGTCCTGTTGTCGGAACAGATCATCCCGACGTTTTGGAAAGTAACAATAAGTCGGGTTTTGAAACCGGGCAGATTGTAAAAGTAAATGATGTTTACCATATGTTCGTCAATGAGATGTTTGAACGTCCGCACCGAGATCTCCGAATATCTTATTGGACTAGTACGGATGCCGCTAATTGGGAACGACATTCAACAGTAGTGAAAAGCGTTCCTGGAAGAACCCATACAAATCCTCGTGCCGAAGTTTGGGTTACAGGCGTAGTGTTTAATGAAGAAGAAAATGCCTGGAATATTTTTTACGTAGCTTATAGAGCTGGCGACTCAACGAGAGGCGAAATCACAGGTAACGATTACGAAGGTAACATTTGGAGAGCCAGATCGATAGTGCTTGGTAGAGAGGGCGTTGCTGGACCATATGCTGACATGAACATTGTCATGAAACCCGATGAAAATACTCAGCATTGGGAAGGCGAGCAGGCGGTTGCATGCTTTAACCCCTATAAAGTGGGTAATATGTGGTATTCTCCTTATGACGGACACAATCATGTTCCCAGAGGAGAGTGGCCTACAGGTCTTGCTTTTGCATCAAAACTGAGCGGGCCATGGAAAAGGATGCCGGAAGGGTTTAATCCACTTTCGTTGGCGGAAGTATTCACAGAAAATGAAATAGTGACACAAATGAAAGATGGGCGCTACTTGATGATATACGATTCATTTGGCGATCATGAAATTGGTTACAGTCTCTCTTTAGATGGCCTTCATTGGAGTAAAGAAACAAGAGTTAAAGTACAATCACAGAAGAACCGATGGGCAATGCCGGGAGACCATCACACTAGGACACCGCTATGTGCTATTGAAGAAGATGACGGGACATTTACCGTTGTATATACAGCTATGATGAAACTTGAAGACAAAAATTTTTATGCAATTGGAAAGTGTTCGTTGGCTTGGCAGGAATAAGCATGATGAAAAATTGTGAAGAGCATTAGCACATTGATCGCATTTGAAATTTAGGGAGAAAATTAAGAGATCGGATTATGAATATAATGAAGGTGTTTTATCCTATATAGCTATATAGGAGATGGAACTAATTTATCAGATTCCTTATACTTGTGAGTTGTAATTAATTACTGATCTCTCATTCTTTGTTAGATTTCCATCTCTATACGATCCTGAAATCAAATGAAAAAGTCACACTACTCGAAGAAGTATACTGAGCCGGAAAAGATGAGCTTAACATGAACTTGATGTCCGTAAAATTAAGATAGGAGACTCAACAGTCTTTACCGGTAACGTCTAAATTGATAACTATATGCTAATATCCTACAGTAATAAGATAATAATTGCTAAAAATTTAGCTTGCTGATCTTCCATATTTGTGTTAACTAACCACTAATCGAAATAGCCAAT
This Olivibacter sp. SDN3 DNA region includes the following protein-coding sequences:
- a CDS encoding glycoside hydrolase family 28 protein, translated to MKFLAAFISYMLFGMSTSGQTQAYYNVLDYGAKNDSTALATEAIVKAIDHASQAGGGTVFFPAGKYLTGPIHLKSNITLLIDAGAEISFSDNFDHYLPMVPSRWEGTMVYNFSPLIYAYEAENITIKGGGVLNGNGKKWWAYSEVQVKKSPESHWQKEFHRLNTEILHPDLPGWVELGFLRPPFIQTMYCKNVRIEDVTIKNSPFWTVNPEFSDNVTVNGITINNPPSPNTDGINPESCSNVHISNCHISVGDDCITIKSGKDRSGRKEARAAENYTITNCTMLSGHGGVVIGSEMSGDVRKITISNCVFDGTDRGIRIKTARGRGGVVEDIMVSNMVMKNIKQQAIVLDMQYAKTKSEPVSERTPIFRNIHLSGITAHGEQAGYLNGLEEMPIESITFDNIIMETKTGFLIKNAKNINFSNVLINAQKGAAIQASEVSALQVNGLRSSKEYKDAAAIMLNNVADAFITNSFIQSPIATFLQITGRNSTGIVLRNNVLNKVKKPVSKHGDVKEKIIVN
- a CDS encoding glycoside hydrolase N-terminal domain-containing protein, whose translation is MIISFTSTALCGQDLRLWYTEPAAEWTEALPIGNGKLGAMVFGGIEQDRIQFNEESLWTGTPRDYNKKGAHQYLQKIRSLLFEGKQAAAEKLAGEHFMGTKSIADERKPWFDGIRRIVDKKRNPSLKDFNDKEWKLLTLPLKDGWEKEGLEGLDGAVWFRTDFELPTSWRGRDLVVDLGKIRDQDFTYVNGQLIGTTQDMNQGRLYVIPKELVEKQNQLAIQVLNYEDKGGPVGYKDPKRRLRIYPKDGDETNYVSLNKMWKYWVQDDHAPRVGKYQEAYQPFGDLLLDFNHSLPVEDYKRTLDLTDAICETSYSSGRVQYKRTYFVSAIDQSLAVHLTASVKERINFRATLSTPHKTYQLKKVNDSTISLSLQVKHGALEGVSLLKVRHNGGSIIVDNNQISVVGADTATIFLTAATNFINHQDISAKPHDISRDRINQLANKTYEHIREVHVQDYQGYFNRFSLNFGTTKAFHLPTDKRIEQFATVNDPNLVALFAQYARYLLITSSREGGQPPNLQGIWNDLLTPPWGSKYTTNINAEMNYWPAELMNLSDLHKPLFDLVQDLSETGKKTAKEYYDAPGWVLHHNTDLWRGTAPINNANHGIWVTGGAWLCQHLWEHYCYTQDKHFLQNKAYPIMKDAAVFFDYFLVEDPNTGLLISTPSNSPEHGGLVAGPTMDHQIIRQLFKNVIEASKILDVDTAFASKIASKSKKIAPNTIGKHGQLQEWLSDIDDPNNTHRHVSHLWAVYPGSEINWKQTPELMEAAKQSLLFRGDEGTGWSLAWKINLWTRFLDAEHADRLLNMLISPAVRGGGVYPNLFDAHPPFQIDGNFGGASGIGEMLLQSHLEGIDLLPALPSSLHDGEVKGICARGGFELSFSWKSGSLEELEVVSKAGGLCRIRYKGKEFSFQTVKDGKYKLDGQLKLLTAS
- a CDS encoding TonB-dependent receptor produces the protein MRKNEVLIYLYRLTRRIPLFVFIIILVILCSDIRAFAFVNLPNGPYTVVINQASIKGSVRDRNGDPIAGATIKIKNEQNSVTTDDQGKFQLQVPSTGSVLMVSYVGFATQEVAINGRDEVAIILEENASELDEVVVIGYGTTKKRDLTGSVASIKSEEIVLTPTHNPLEAMQGRVPGLDITRSSGQAGAGVDIVLRGNRSITASNEPLYIIDGFQGGSIDDLNPNDIESIDVLKDASATAIYGSQGANGVIIVTTKKGMAGKAKVSLNSYYGINGLTPYPDVRLFDDYVQLRREAWRYNGQWTSPADDPNIFANEGEWEAIQNGNWINWPDLLLQNGSMQNHTISVRGGSEKTKVFFSGGFFQEDGILRNDNMKRFNGRFNVEHDLNRWAKVGMLGQLTYSNINRRTSNLLANAVTASPFGRAFDDNGDIVVYPNPANPSFPSVLTDERGSHIATDNTLRSNIILNTFLELKPVEGLTIRSNFGTNFTNDRRGQFDHETSWRQRNTNFTEASMSKGSNKFFNFDNIVSYAKTFGEHDVTVTGITNYIQNEYEFLSATGRNQPLSSQLFYNLSATDQDSRLITSNYTKYNMMSYAGRINYTFKNKYIFTITNRFDGASRLAPGNKWNMFPSVAGAWVVSDERFMDKISLINFMKLRASYGVAGNSAVDPYGTQNLVYANNRLAFGEVPAATYLFEPRIGNQLLGWENSATTNFGLDLELLNQRLTATIDYYNTVTTDLILERTLPQLTGVASVYQNIGSTNNKGLEIKLNSQNIQASNFSWNTALTYTRNRERITGLIDDVDIIDGLDNSLLLGRPVNSFYGFKKLGIWQSDEAEEAASYTYGGANFTPGDVKILDVDGNSIIDNNDRMYLGSNVPKGIIGLQNNFRYKAFDLGLFIIGRWGQTIDAEILARYMADGERNGPAAFNYWTPENPTNDFPRPRRNNLSAYPIENGVLTIVDGSFLKIKNISLGYNMPSRIAQKIFADKIRIYATGSNLFVFSKSHLLRDYDPERGGAEADPLNRQIVFGVNIDF
- a CDS encoding RagB/SusD family nutrient uptake outer membrane protein, with translation MKKVQYFYLSAISLCFLTSSCNLDEVNPSGSTADAIWTSPEGFITAVNGAYVFQRSSLYQKEDGIFAFETGTDLWLPDANSDRSAQITKYASLTPGNTGQLRTIWREAYKGINQCNAGINRIEEAGFTNESEKNARLGELRFLRAFYNWHIVETWGGVDLRTEEVDGPELTAIRSPVNEFYDLIFEDLLFAAEHLPNSHGAEYSRATKKSALGLLARAYLSRAYYPDGGQEFFQRAQEVATAVIERQNEFQVSLWSSPHEIFDPANNRQNKEALYVISNSTNNALNLDDNANRTHSFFHMNYSAKIGLEMSMEYGHDGTRRVMPTRALLDMFDNNYDARYNAFFREIWICNQAYTWTREDAVANGKDPSIIGYTMRPGIDTALYVTKDDVPNKHMLPYTVVDRDSVYNVGNGRVNPGAGVNYPVLQKFMDPTRSSVNSQAGVLDLIVIRLAEMYMIAAEAAFQLGDLAVAVDNINVIRTRAANSETNSLAEMQVSAADITLDFILDERAREFCGEYQRWFDLKRTRTLGDRITRLNPDILNFQEHHYLRPVPQQDIDVLLNGDEFGQNPGY